ACTGCCTGGCTTTTTCATTTTCCGCTATGTCCATTTTATCTAGAAATTTCTCTGCTTCTTTTCCTTTTAGTATTTTTACCTACTGACCGTCGAAGTCTATAAAAACGGTGCGATTTTTAGTGACCCGATAACTAAAAGGGGATACATCCAATCGATTTCTTTTATCGATATTGTCCATTTCTATCCTCCACTGAAAGCAGGATCATTTCCTAAGTACTTTTCCATTCGAATATCTGCCCACATCTTCCCCTGCCAGTAAGTAAACTCTGGGATGCGGGTGATTTCCTCGTATCCGAGCCTTTTATAAAGGTTAAATGCCTGTTTGTTAAATTCAAACACGCCGAGTTCAATCCGCTTAAGACCCATACGTGTAATTTGTTCTTCTAAGTATCGTATCGCCGCATATCCGATCCCCTTGCCCCGTCCTTCCGGCTCGCCTATCGTAATCCCTATCCAGGCTGTACCTGGGTCTTTTTTGTAGAGATGATCTGGATC
This window of the Halobacillus sp. Marseille-Q1614 genome carries:
- a CDS encoding GNAT family N-acetyltransferase; this encodes MKTQFIELTQPTPSLADMFNKWENDSEMVPLTRPNLNKADLERQWKVTADEIKERLHYQNIYLIYVDGRLVGEMNYMVDPDHLYKKDPGTAWIGITIGEPEGRGKGIGYAAIRYLEEQITRMGLKRIELGVFEFNKQAFNLYKRLGYEEITRIPEFTYWQGKMWADIRMEKYLGNDPAFSGG